From Novipirellula galeiformis, the proteins below share one genomic window:
- a CDS encoding N,N-dimethylformamidase beta subunit family domain-containing protein, translated as MNQLPNRRQLLTLAAASGASLLLPPHASHAASSSAVLKAENARPGTQQWMLSKTRIDPDTKYRCPWIEGYVSHASIMAGETLQVMVSTDPVSEFTIEFYRLGYYGGDGGRLVHTTETLQGSAQAMPKVGLRRLQNCQWPASFELRIPEDWVSGVYVGKLTELNEGLQSYVIFIVRDTRESELVFQCSDHTWQAYNRWPSQFSLYDNGKNPWHWGNESQVSFNRPYGKYSQISDAPLSIGSGEFFLWEFPFVYWLEREGYDVTYISNTDLHRDAKQPLRGDGFLSVGHDEYWTIEMFRNLQAAIAEGVSVGFFSGNAVCGRIEWDDETRSLRRVGVFGPPGGTREFSSMSSLKHERPYANELIGAHSTGPVTGGADWICSKPDHWLYAGTQMKLGDSIPGVIGWEWHGDPADIPGLEIVARGPTQTAPGELNGGEYTATVYPGPKNNFVFNAATCWWADGLSEPPGYVRPKVYTAPQGPDARIQQITRNVLNRMRQT; from the coding sequence ATGAATCAACTTCCCAATCGTCGCCAATTGTTGACCTTGGCCGCTGCTTCTGGCGCCTCGTTGTTACTCCCCCCTCACGCATCGCACGCAGCGAGTTCCTCTGCGGTACTGAAAGCGGAAAACGCGAGGCCGGGAACACAACAATGGATGTTAAGCAAAACGCGTATCGATCCCGACACGAAGTACCGTTGCCCGTGGATCGAAGGCTACGTTTCCCACGCCAGCATCATGGCCGGTGAGACATTGCAGGTGATGGTCAGCACCGATCCGGTGAGCGAGTTTACGATCGAGTTCTATCGATTGGGATATTACGGGGGTGATGGCGGGCGATTGGTGCACACGACCGAAACACTACAGGGATCGGCACAAGCGATGCCGAAGGTGGGGCTGCGGCGACTACAGAATTGCCAGTGGCCAGCTAGTTTTGAATTGCGTATTCCGGAGGATTGGGTGAGCGGCGTTTACGTCGGCAAGTTGACGGAGTTAAACGAAGGCTTGCAGAGCTATGTGATCTTCATCGTTCGCGATACGCGGGAGTCCGAGCTGGTGTTTCAGTGCAGCGACCATACCTGGCAAGCCTACAACCGCTGGCCCTCGCAATTTTCGCTCTATGACAATGGGAAAAACCCATGGCATTGGGGCAACGAATCTCAAGTCAGCTTCAATCGTCCCTATGGGAAATATAGCCAGATTTCGGATGCCCCGCTTTCGATTGGCTCGGGGGAGTTTTTCTTATGGGAATTCCCCTTCGTGTATTGGCTCGAACGCGAGGGCTATGACGTGACTTACATTTCCAACACCGATTTGCACCGCGACGCCAAACAGCCCCTTCGCGGCGACGGTTTCCTCAGCGTCGGGCATGACGAGTATTGGACGATTGAGATGTTTCGCAATCTACAGGCCGCGATTGCCGAGGGCGTGAGTGTCGGATTCTTCTCCGGAAATGCGGTTTGCGGACGCATCGAATGGGATGACGAGACTCGCTCGCTGCGCCGCGTCGGCGTATTCGGACCGCCCGGAGGGACGCGGGAATTTAGTTCGATGTCGTCGCTCAAGCACGAGCGGCCCTATGCCAATGAACTCATCGGCGCGCACAGCACGGGGCCTGTTACCGGCGGCGCCGATTGGATTTGCAGTAAACCGGACCATTGGTTGTACGCGGGAACGCAGATGAAGCTTGGTGATTCGATTCCAGGCGTCATTGGCTGGGAATGGCATGGAGACCCGGCCGACATACCGGGGTTAGAAATCGTCGCCCGCGGCCCCACTCAAACCGCCCCCGGAGAGCTCAATGGTGGCGAATACACCGCCACGGTCTACCCCGGCCCGAAGAACAACTTCGTCTTCAACGCGGCCACTTGCTGGTGGGCCGACGGGTTGTCCGAGCCGCCTGGGTATGTGCGTCCAAAGGTCTACACCGCGCCACAAGGTCCCGACGCGAGGATACAGCAAATCACTCGCAACGTGCTTAACCGCATGCGGCAAACGTAG
- a CDS encoding glycerophosphodiester phosphodiesterase, whose amino-acid sequence MLAIALVLPWTLIGAADADDRPSDSASFRDNGVTAHRGNSAAFPENTMAAFESAIEAGADWIELDIFRSNDGKLVVIHDKTTQRTGDKNLSVTESSYDELKSVDVATDFRRRTGTTLTETPAAKIPLLEDVLQMVMQQDRTRVSIQPKMDCVADAVALVKQMHAERWVGFNDGNLKLMSEVKRLAPEIQVFWDRGPETNIDDDIRIAKQHGFESLVLHYSGITPEKVQKISAAGIRTGVWTVNDRATMERLIGIGVERLYTDDPRMLLSLKKQRDLRKVTCEGTYPQHLQGICADHAAIYWSFTTRLVKTDLDGKVLKQISVANHHGDLCFHDGKLYIAVNLGKFNEPAGKADSWVYVYDADSLKELARHEAQEAVHGAGGISFREGHFFVVGGLPAGVDENYVYEYDGQFNFVKKHVIHSGYTLMGIQTATFAHGRWWFGCYGETKKLLITDEKFQMLGSYPFQCSLGIEAWSNGQLLSASGRCRKGHGCSGELQLAIPHETAGLQYRDAQ is encoded by the coding sequence GTGCTCGCCATCGCCCTCGTGCTGCCTTGGACCCTTATCGGGGCTGCCGATGCCGACGACCGTCCGTCCGACTCCGCCTCCTTTCGGGACAATGGGGTGACGGCCCATCGGGGCAATTCCGCCGCGTTTCCTGAGAATACGATGGCGGCCTTTGAGAGTGCAATCGAAGCGGGTGCCGATTGGATCGAACTCGATATTTTCCGCAGCAATGATGGCAAGTTGGTCGTGATCCACGATAAGACCACCCAGCGAACCGGCGACAAGAACCTCAGCGTCACCGAGTCGAGCTACGATGAATTGAAGTCGGTGGATGTCGCCACCGATTTCCGCCGACGCACGGGCACGACGTTGACGGAAACACCCGCGGCGAAAATACCACTGCTCGAGGACGTGCTCCAGATGGTCATGCAACAAGATCGAACACGAGTCTCAATTCAGCCCAAGATGGACTGTGTGGCCGACGCGGTCGCTTTGGTGAAACAGATGCACGCCGAGCGTTGGGTGGGTTTCAACGATGGCAATTTAAAGCTCATGTCCGAGGTGAAGCGGCTCGCTCCCGAGATCCAGGTGTTCTGGGATCGAGGTCCCGAGACAAATATCGATGACGACATTCGTATCGCGAAACAACACGGTTTTGAATCGCTCGTCCTGCATTACAGCGGGATCACGCCCGAGAAGGTGCAAAAGATCTCCGCGGCTGGGATCCGAACGGGCGTTTGGACGGTCAATGACCGAGCGACGATGGAGAGATTGATCGGAATCGGAGTTGAGCGACTCTACACCGACGATCCCCGCATGTTGCTAAGCCTGAAAAAACAACGCGATCTGCGCAAAGTCACGTGCGAAGGAACTTACCCACAGCACCTGCAAGGCATCTGTGCAGATCATGCTGCGATCTATTGGAGTTTTACGACGAGGTTGGTGAAGACCGATCTCGACGGCAAGGTACTAAAGCAAATTTCGGTTGCAAATCATCATGGCGACCTCTGCTTTCACGATGGCAAGCTGTACATCGCAGTAAACCTCGGCAAGTTCAACGAACCCGCGGGCAAAGCTGATTCATGGGTGTACGTCTATGACGCCGATTCGCTCAAGGAACTGGCTCGGCACGAGGCCCAAGAGGCCGTCCATGGCGCCGGCGGTATCAGTTTTCGGGAGGGGCACTTCTTCGTCGTCGGCGGATTACCCGCCGGAGTCGACGAGAATTACGTTTACGAATACGACGGCCAGTTCAATTTCGTAAAGAAGCATGTCATCCACAGTGGGTATACGTTGATGGGAATCCAGACGGCGACGTTTGCTCATGGTCGATGGTGGTTCGGTTGTTACGGCGAAACGAAGAAATTGCTCATCACCGATGAGAAGTTCCAGATGCTCGGTAGCTATCCGTTCCAATGTTCGCTTGGGATTGAGGCCTGGAGCAACGGCCAACTACTCTCCGCAAGCGGACGATGCCGTAAAGGACATGGATGCAGCGGGGAGTTGCAGCTTGCGATCCCGCACGAAACAGCCGGGCTGCAATACCGAGATGCTCAATAG
- a CDS encoding DUF6807 domain-containing protein, giving the protein MKTRTPRFQSTRWATVLLLGLVCVPIGAAVESIAAEPITLELSTGDFACENTIVEMALPPAMAEHDHFTLTQIDSGKRVPVQLDRHGDQAKLVWIVRDKLQAGSVRQYSLAPATASPDRDRVTVTDDGKRVTVSAGKKTVFSYNHATVPSPDPKQPYYARSGYIHPLYNPSGHIVTDDFNPDHAHQHGIMMAWRKMTFEGRETNGWDQKAGLGKIEHAEIEAYGGGPVFGFFKVRLRHIDLTAADEPATVLNETWYVRTYALNDAFQFDITSTQSCASQEPVSIDTIHYGGMTIRGNAQWHKLGNFDCLTSEGKTKQDGNQSRPHWVDMFGQLAGQTTGTLIMDHKSNFRFPQPVRLHPTMPYFCFTPASLGAFTIQPETPYVSRYRFYVHDGSLAASIADRLWNQYSNPPQVQITQSIN; this is encoded by the coding sequence ATGAAGACACGCACCCCACGTTTTCAAAGCACACGATGGGCCACCGTCTTGTTGCTTGGTTTGGTTTGCGTCCCCATCGGCGCTGCGGTCGAGAGTATTGCCGCCGAGCCGATCACGCTGGAATTGTCCACAGGCGATTTCGCTTGTGAAAACACCATCGTCGAAATGGCATTGCCGCCGGCGATGGCCGAACACGATCATTTTACCCTCACACAGATCGACTCAGGCAAACGCGTTCCCGTTCAACTCGACCGTCACGGCGACCAAGCGAAGCTCGTCTGGATTGTACGGGACAAATTGCAGGCGGGCTCCGTTCGTCAATACAGCCTAGCGCCCGCCACCGCGTCACCCGATCGGGACCGCGTCACGGTCACCGACGACGGTAAACGCGTGACGGTAAGTGCCGGCAAGAAAACGGTGTTCAGCTACAACCATGCCACGGTGCCTTCACCCGATCCCAAACAACCCTACTACGCCCGCAGCGGCTACATCCATCCCTTGTACAATCCCTCGGGCCATATCGTCACGGACGACTTCAATCCAGATCACGCGCACCAACACGGGATCATGATGGCATGGCGAAAGATGACGTTTGAAGGCCGCGAAACCAACGGTTGGGACCAAAAAGCGGGACTCGGCAAGATCGAGCATGCCGAGATCGAAGCCTACGGCGGAGGTCCGGTGTTTGGCTTCTTCAAGGTCCGGCTGCGTCACATCGATCTGACGGCTGCGGATGAACCGGCAACCGTGCTCAACGAAACTTGGTACGTACGCACCTACGCACTCAATGACGCGTTCCAGTTCGACATCACTTCAACACAATCCTGTGCTTCGCAGGAACCCGTTTCGATCGACACCATTCACTATGGCGGGATGACGATCCGTGGGAACGCACAGTGGCACAAACTTGGTAACTTTGACTGCTTGACCAGCGAAGGCAAAACAAAGCAGGATGGTAACCAGTCGCGACCTCATTGGGTCGACATGTTCGGCCAACTCGCCGGTCAAACCACGGGCACGCTGATCATGGACCACAAAAGCAACTTTCGCTTTCCCCAGCCGGTTCGTTTGCATCCCACGATGCCGTACTTCTGTTTCACCCCGGCATCGCTCGGGGCGTTCACCATTCAACCCGAAACCCCCTATGTGTCGCGATACCGGTTCTACGTTCACGACGGCTCGCTCGCTGCGAGCATCGCCGATCGATTGTGGAACCAGTACTCGAATCCTCCCCAAGTTCAAATCACTCAATCGATTAACTGA
- a CDS encoding right-handed parallel beta-helix repeat-containing protein has protein sequence MRACCILILIHLLSLSGSLAAGTLDQIPHLKSLPDATEDLQKKIDEHDGNLLLGNTDILRITKPLVFDLAKHKGVAVKAVGGVTIVMDGPGPALRFVGSHKGTASPSSFEPATWNERMPIVSGIEILGNHEAADGIELDQTVGAIVSHVSVRWCRHGVHLVNRNRNVLVSDCNLYENSGVGIYLDDVNLHQINVGTSHISYNRQGGIVVRDGNVRNLQVSGCDIEGNMPGDDTPTNTANILIDVSGTPDTRAKSIAEISITGCTIQHSANYGDDATKTVAPGGANIRLAGKKIYPIDSVTISGNVLSDTTTNIDIHHAVDVAISANNFFAPKPVNLRVRNSQRVVVSGNTFNPRQFKREGTIVFEDCADCIVSNSTIHQFATDAGAVILNRCTGFSLNGLNLSDCGSGFVLKNTTDTTISNCRVTRTTTGSPDIVLDNSNKNILLSGNAFAGETVIASEGTVAN, from the coding sequence ATGAGAGCTTGCTGTATTCTGATCCTGATTCATCTCCTGTCTCTGTCGGGTAGCTTGGCGGCAGGAACACTTGATCAAATTCCCCATTTGAAATCCTTGCCGGATGCGACCGAGGACTTGCAAAAGAAGATCGATGAGCATGATGGCAACTTGTTGCTGGGAAACACCGATATTCTGCGCATCACGAAGCCACTTGTATTCGACCTCGCCAAGCACAAAGGGGTTGCCGTCAAAGCGGTGGGCGGAGTGACGATCGTCATGGATGGTCCCGGGCCAGCATTGCGTTTTGTGGGCTCGCACAAAGGGACGGCCTCCCCGTCGTCATTCGAGCCCGCGACCTGGAACGAGCGAATGCCGATCGTTTCTGGAATCGAGATTCTGGGGAATCATGAAGCGGCCGATGGAATCGAATTGGATCAAACCGTCGGGGCCATCGTCAGTCACGTTTCCGTTCGCTGGTGTCGCCACGGAGTCCATCTGGTCAACCGTAATCGCAACGTCCTGGTGTCCGATTGCAATCTCTACGAGAACTCCGGCGTCGGCATTTATCTGGACGATGTAAATCTTCATCAGATCAATGTCGGCACCTCCCACATCTCCTACAATCGCCAAGGCGGCATCGTCGTGCGAGATGGAAACGTGCGAAACTTGCAAGTTTCTGGCTGCGATATCGAAGGCAACATGCCTGGGGATGACACTCCGACAAACACCGCCAATATCCTGATTGATGTTTCGGGGACTCCCGACACACGTGCCAAGTCGATCGCCGAGATTTCAATCACCGGATGTACCATTCAGCACTCGGCGAACTATGGCGACGACGCGACCAAGACGGTCGCGCCCGGGGGCGCAAATATCCGCTTGGCTGGCAAGAAAATCTATCCGATCGATTCGGTGACCATCTCAGGAAACGTGCTCAGCGACACCACGACGAATATCGATATCCACCACGCAGTCGATGTCGCTATCAGCGCGAATAACTTTTTTGCACCGAAGCCCGTCAACCTACGCGTCCGCAATTCGCAACGGGTTGTCGTGTCGGGGAACACATTTAACCCACGGCAATTCAAACGTGAGGGAACGATTGTGTTCGAAGACTGTGCCGATTGCATCGTCTCGAATTCAACCATCCATCAATTCGCTACCGATGCCGGAGCTGTGATTCTGAACCGCTGCACTGGATTCTCTTTAAATGGACTCAATCTCAGCGATTGCGGTTCCGGCTTCGTGCTGAAGAACACCACCGACACGACCATTTCGAACTGTCGTGTCACTCGCACGACGACCGGTTCACCGGACATTGTGCTCGACAACAGCAACAAGAACATCTTGCTAAGTGGAAACGCCTTTGCCGGCGAGACGGTGATTGCATCCGAGGGTACCGTTGCCAACTAA
- a CDS encoding right-handed parallel beta-helix repeat-containing protein → MMVTAFTGFLTTVMLVGGLNQSAIDEVKSGKRTEARVSWWGFDPEDSTSSIQDAINSGAKRVIIEDMGRPWVVTPLLAASDQELVFEKGVVLQAKKGEFKGSTASLLSVVNKRNVTITGYGATFRMHRDDYAKPPYTKAEWRNTLQIKGCSNVKVSGLTMAESGGDGIYLGAGSAGVTNKNIHILDVLLEDHHRQGISIITAENLLIENTITRNTSGTAPMAGIDFEPNHAREKLVNCVLRNCVSENNQGSGYLFYLPNLSAKSEPISIRLENCVARGSNRTSLSFVNGEGRGQGPVAGTVEFIDCDFSGGNGPAVRLSRKPTTGAKVCFVRCRLKPDEGEPNVPTILLQSGVGDQGDFGGVHFEDCVIEDPQQRPVIKYQDAAGDLKLVDVSGRFRVRSGEKESSLEITPDWLDKLHPGNRFKRFPKYETAKTEFIPLETRGNVSTFAHQPWNQRRWGTLVLYAQRGSDVKLTLSHLQVGSNKGQPIVVKATAPGGETLSVGEVPFQSEASLSFVAPETGLYRIPIQCGLNKFQLLSSNVPALFGGEKGRMWFIHSRGDLYFYVPAGTKAFGVKVFGEGTESVGAAILNPKGTKVWENSAITVPEQYVGAPASGEGEIWTLRISKPASGTMEDYFVELQGIPPWIATDPSSLLRPSP, encoded by the coding sequence ATGATGGTGACCGCGTTTACTGGATTTTTGACTACGGTGATGCTGGTCGGTGGTTTGAATCAATCGGCCATCGATGAGGTGAAATCTGGGAAACGGACCGAAGCACGCGTTTCTTGGTGGGGCTTTGATCCCGAAGATTCCACCTCCAGTATCCAAGACGCAATCAACTCCGGTGCGAAGCGAGTCATCATCGAAGACATGGGACGCCCGTGGGTCGTGACGCCGCTTTTGGCGGCCAGCGACCAGGAATTGGTGTTCGAAAAAGGTGTCGTGCTGCAGGCGAAAAAAGGAGAATTCAAGGGATCCACTGCTTCGTTGCTAAGCGTTGTCAACAAACGTAATGTGACGATCACCGGTTACGGAGCGACCTTTCGAATGCATCGTGATGATTACGCCAAACCACCTTATACGAAGGCGGAATGGCGGAACACGCTGCAGATCAAGGGCTGTTCCAATGTAAAGGTGTCGGGATTAACCATGGCGGAAAGTGGCGGCGACGGTATCTATTTGGGTGCCGGATCCGCTGGCGTCACGAACAAGAATATCCATATTTTGGACGTGCTCCTCGAAGATCACCACCGTCAAGGAATCAGCATCATTACGGCAGAGAATCTGTTGATCGAAAACACGATCACGCGAAACACCTCGGGCACGGCTCCGATGGCAGGCATTGATTTCGAGCCAAATCATGCCCGCGAAAAACTTGTGAATTGTGTGCTGCGAAACTGCGTCTCCGAGAACAATCAAGGAAGCGGATACCTCTTTTATCTTCCCAACTTGTCAGCGAAATCGGAGCCGATTTCGATTCGTCTTGAGAATTGTGTGGCTCGTGGTTCCAACCGAACCTCGCTTTCCTTCGTTAATGGAGAGGGACGAGGGCAAGGGCCGGTGGCAGGCACGGTTGAGTTCATCGATTGTGATTTCTCGGGCGGGAATGGCCCGGCGGTCAGGTTGAGTCGCAAGCCAACGACGGGAGCAAAAGTATGTTTTGTTCGTTGCCGACTCAAGCCGGACGAAGGAGAGCCAAATGTCCCAACCATCTTGCTGCAATCCGGTGTCGGCGACCAAGGCGACTTCGGTGGGGTGCATTTTGAGGACTGCGTGATCGAGGATCCGCAGCAACGTCCCGTGATCAAGTACCAAGATGCTGCGGGCGACCTGAAGCTCGTCGACGTTAGTGGACGGTTTCGAGTCCGCAGCGGCGAGAAGGAATCGTCCTTAGAGATCACGCCCGATTGGCTAGACAAGTTGCACCCTGGCAATCGGTTCAAGCGGTTCCCTAAATATGAAACCGCGAAGACCGAATTTATTCCGTTAGAAACCAGGGGGAACGTCTCGACGTTTGCGCATCAACCATGGAACCAACGTCGATGGGGGACGCTCGTGTTGTACGCTCAACGCGGCAGCGATGTGAAGTTGACGTTGAGCCATCTGCAGGTGGGAAGCAACAAAGGGCAGCCGATCGTCGTTAAGGCTACTGCGCCCGGAGGCGAAACGCTGAGCGTGGGGGAGGTTCCATTCCAATCCGAAGCGTCGCTGAGTTTTGTCGCGCCGGAAACGGGACTGTATCGAATTCCAATCCAGTGTGGACTGAACAAGTTCCAACTATTGTCCTCGAATGTTCCCGCGTTGTTCGGCGGTGAAAAGGGGCGGATGTGGTTTATTCATTCGCGTGGGGATTTGTACTTCTACGTTCCGGCGGGCACCAAAGCGTTTGGCGTTAAAGTGTTTGGGGAAGGGACGGAATCGGTCGGTGCTGCGATTTTGAATCCAAAGGGGACGAAGGTGTGGGAGAACTCGGCCATCACCGTTCCTGAACAATATGTTGGCGCTCCCGCTTCCGGCGAAGGTGAGATCTGGACGCTGCGAATTTCAAAACCCGCAAGCGGGACAATGGAAGATTATTTTGTGGAGCTGCAGGGAATCCCACCGTGGATCGCAACCGATCCAAGCTCTTTATTGCGGCCGAGCCCATGA
- a CDS encoding ANTAR domain-containing response regulator — MADAEPLMRHWYEGTLRQLGHDLVVLACNGNELVEQCRSKKPDLLITDIPMPGIDGLAAAEMLREEVPMPIILVSARHDAADIDRALQNHVLAYLAKPIKQPDLATAIILASRRFHEFRMLEQQADNLAKSLTDRKLIERAKGILMYRVGLSEPDAFKRLQKISQNKNQKLADAARSIIAAEETFTAE; from the coding sequence GTGGCTGATGCTGAACCCTTGATGCGTCATTGGTACGAGGGGACGCTTCGCCAACTTGGCCACGACTTAGTGGTGTTGGCCTGCAACGGAAATGAACTGGTGGAGCAGTGTCGATCGAAGAAGCCCGATTTGCTGATTACTGACATTCCAATGCCTGGGATCGATGGTTTGGCGGCGGCGGAGATGCTTCGCGAGGAGGTGCCGATGCCGATCATTCTCGTTTCGGCTCGCCATGACGCCGCAGACATTGACCGGGCATTACAGAACCACGTGCTCGCCTATTTGGCTAAACCGATCAAGCAACCCGATTTGGCCACCGCGATTATCTTGGCAAGCCGGCGGTTTCACGAGTTTCGCATGCTTGAACAGCAAGCCGACAATTTGGCCAAGTCGCTCACCGACCGCAAACTGATTGAACGCGCCAAAGGAATCTTGATGTACCGTGTGGGGCTGAGCGAACCGGACGCTTTTAAACGCTTGCAAAAGATCTCTCAAAACAAGAATCAGAAATTGGCCGACGCAGCGCGGAGCATCATCGCGGCCGAAGAAACTTTTACCGCAGAGTAG
- a CDS encoding BON domain-containing protein yields MIETIVAPTRSIDIAALRNEIPTHPNDAPCTSARDVTRIATERFRTCPYSAIRQVQCRFHEGVLVLSGQVPSFYMKQVAQELIRNLQPIEQISNRLNVPK; encoded by the coding sequence GTGATCGAAACGATCGTTGCCCCTACCCGTTCGATTGATATCGCTGCCCTGCGAAACGAGATACCGACTCACCCCAACGATGCTCCTTGCACATCGGCCCGAGATGTGACCAGGATCGCAACCGAGCGATTTCGCACATGTCCCTACTCGGCGATTCGGCAGGTTCAATGTCGATTCCACGAAGGCGTGCTGGTCCTCAGCGGACAAGTGCCCTCGTTCTACATGAAGCAAGTGGCCCAGGAATTGATTCGCAATCTGCAGCCGATTGAACAGATCAGTAACCGTCTAAACGTGCCAAAGTGA
- a CDS encoding Gfo/Idh/MocA family protein, whose protein sequence is MNRRDLLRNAALTGVGVYLSSPSSSALSASPNEKLNIACVGLGNQGQHNLGLVQSQNIVALCDVDDERTAMFGAKYPAAKRFADFRVMLDKMSPEIDAVVVTTPNHTHATIAVAAMKAGKHCYCEKPLAHSIHEVREMQRVATEQNVVSQMGTQNHAGSNYRRVVELVQSGAIGAVRKVHVWFGRPGGWRRFKHLVDRPTEKTPIPKNLNWDLWVGPAPMQNFHPVYHPHDWHYWWDFGNGTIGNMACHYLDLVFWALNLSAPTAVEAVGPKVHPDSTPFWLECHWQFPQRQARSPVEVVWHHGRGCPQAVQDLGVPAAENGVLFVGDDGLLMADYDTHALLPENQFRDFTRPEPTIPESIGCHRREWFEACKGNGQALCDFDYAAPLTETVLLGNIAFRVGGKIQWDSARMTATNTDQVDRYLQREYRKGWTL, encoded by the coding sequence TTGAACCGTCGTGATCTCCTCCGTAACGCGGCGTTGACCGGTGTCGGAGTTTATCTCTCGAGCCCCTCCTCTTCGGCGCTCAGTGCGTCCCCGAATGAGAAGCTCAACATCGCCTGTGTGGGACTGGGCAATCAGGGGCAACACAACTTAGGACTGGTCCAAAGCCAGAACATCGTTGCGTTGTGTGATGTTGATGACGAACGAACCGCGATGTTCGGGGCGAAGTACCCCGCAGCCAAACGGTTCGCCGATTTCCGAGTCATGCTCGACAAAATGAGCCCCGAGATCGATGCGGTCGTCGTCACCACGCCGAATCATACTCATGCGACCATTGCCGTGGCGGCAATGAAGGCTGGCAAGCATTGCTATTGTGAAAAACCACTTGCTCATTCGATTCATGAAGTCCGTGAGATGCAGCGGGTCGCCACGGAGCAGAATGTGGTCAGCCAAATGGGAACACAAAACCATGCGGGTTCGAATTACCGACGCGTGGTCGAATTGGTGCAATCCGGTGCGATCGGCGCCGTAAGGAAGGTGCATGTTTGGTTCGGACGCCCCGGCGGTTGGCGGCGATTCAAACATCTGGTGGACCGGCCGACCGAGAAGACTCCCATCCCAAAAAACCTGAACTGGGATCTGTGGGTCGGTCCCGCTCCGATGCAGAACTTCCATCCGGTATACCATCCTCATGATTGGCACTATTGGTGGGATTTCGGCAATGGCACGATCGGCAACATGGCCTGTCATTATCTCGACTTGGTTTTCTGGGCGTTGAATCTTTCCGCGCCTACCGCCGTCGAAGCGGTCGGCCCCAAAGTGCATCCGGATTCAACTCCCTTTTGGCTCGAATGTCATTGGCAGTTCCCGCAGCGTCAGGCACGTTCGCCTGTGGAGGTTGTCTGGCACCATGGACGCGGATGTCCGCAAGCGGTGCAGGATCTTGGCGTGCCCGCAGCGGAGAATGGGGTGTTGTTCGTGGGAGACGACGGATTGCTAATGGCCGACTACGACACGCACGCCCTGTTACCAGAGAATCAGTTCCGCGATTTCACGCGTCCTGAGCCGACGATTCCTGAATCCATTGGCTGCCATCGTCGCGAATGGTTCGAAGCGTGTAAGGGGAATGGTCAAGCGCTGTGCGACTTTGATTACGCGGCGCCGCTGACCGAGACCGTACTGTTAGGAAACATTGCTTTTCGCGTGGGAGGCAAAATCCAATGGGACTCCGCACGGATGACCGCGACGAACACGGACCAAGTCGACCGCTATCTGCAACGCGAATATCGTAAAGGTTGGACACTATGA